The following nucleotide sequence is from Eremothecium cymbalariae DBVPG#7215 chromosome 6, complete sequence.
GTGCATATTCCACATGTTTTGCAACATGTGCTGAAGCAGACCCATCAATCGACGTGTGATATCCAGGACAGTATCGCCTGTGTATCCTGTGCTGTTGACGAAATAGTGGCAAACTTATACGGGTATCCGAAACCTAATGCCGTTACTAAGAGCTCAGTCGGGCAATATTCACATATATCAAGTACTTTTTCAAGGCAGCAGAAGGGGTTTATTGATTTATTGACATGCTCTTGGAAAATAAATAAGAATTTGGCAGGTTACACGCAGCAAGATGCACATGAATTCTGGCAGTTCTTACTGAACCAGTTGCATTCAGACCACGTGAGAGCACACAAaccttcatcaaataattcTAATTGTGAATGTATCCTTCATTTGCTTTTTCAGGGCTACTTGGAGTCTAATATCGCTTGCTCTGAATGTCATACGAACAGCAAAACCACGGTTGATCCGATAATGGATTTATCTCTGGGAATCCAAAATAAATCTACATTACATGAATGTTTAAATTCCTTTCATAAAAGGGAGCCACTGACCGATTTTAATTACTGCTGTAAGAAATGCAAATCGACCAAGAATCCAATAAGACAGTTGACGACGGCTAAATTACCGCCTGTGCTAATGCTACAACTAAAGAGGTTTGAACACTTAATGAACGGTACTAGTGTCAAAATAAATGATTACATATCGTTTCCATTGCATTTGAATATGAAAGACTACTGTAAACCAGTAGATTGTCTGCATCCCGTCCCTAATATGATGTATAAGTTGTCTGCTATTATTTCACACCACGGTACCGTCCATCAAGGACATTATACGACAATTTGTAGGATAAACGGGGATATATGGGCTAAATTCAATGACTCGATGGTCACTGTaatatctgaagaagatatgtTAAAAGAGCAAGCATATTTGCTGTATTACGTTATTTGCTAAGCGAGCTGAAacgtttttctttttctcttttgagTTTAGTCCTTCCATTTGCATTTTTATTAGCACAAGCAGGAAATTTCACAATATGTTAATCAATCTATCaacatatgtatatgtatatattcatgtatatgtatatcaatcaaagaaatcatcATTGTCGCCATTAGCATTGCCTAATCCTACACGGAATTTGTCAGCAACTCCAGACCTAATGGTGCTATTGTTTGTATACCTAAAATGCCGCTCGCCTCtagcatcttcatcatcctcattCATAAGTAATCTCGAATCCTTATTGTCCACAGCGCCAAGGCTCACCATTAGTTTCTCCAGATCACCCAAAGTGGTGCTATTCCCCCCTAGTTCCACTAAAgtaacaatatttttgataacaTCGCCCTTGTAGTATACCAATAAAGTGGGCGTATTAGCTTCTGGATAATTTTCTATCGCCCTATTGGCAAGAATCTCTACAAACTTTATTTGAGGGAACTTAGGAGCAACTTGTTGGAACAGTGAAGATAGTAGCCTGCTTTGTAATTTTCCTTCTGACTTTAAATGCACAAAAACATATACTCCCTCAGATTCACTATCTTCATTGTCAATACTATCTGAGCACGTTCCCTTAGTAATACTAGAATTGCTGCATTCTGTGATTTCCTTGTTATACTCTGGTTTATCGACATGGAAAACCTCACCGAATTTAGCCTTCACCTGCTGTTGGCGTAATTCTGCCATACGTTTCCTCTTATAATATTCTAAAAATTCTTGatcttcgtcatcttcaAGTTCCTCTAAATCGGATAAGCTCTTATCCTCTAAACGATTCTTATGTTGCTTTTGAATGGCTTCTTCAAGAGCTTCCTCCAGCTGCGCTGAGGGAGATGGTGGCCTTTCTGGAATTATGCCACGCTGCCTTAAAATATCATTCCATTCAGTATCTTCCCtttcatcaacttcaatttggaatttagGCTCATTAGGAAAGTTCATACTACCTAGAACAAGAACTCAGTTTGCATATATCAGGAATTGTGATGCCTTCTATTAATCTTgtttcatcttttctaGTTTTGATTAGATTTGGACatctctttttttaaaacggAATCATGTGTTTTTCTAATGTGCAGAAGTTGACGAACTCAAAAAGCTACGAAAACGAAGAATTAAAACTGGTAGCAGACTACATGATGGGCTAATAATTAGATGAGTAAGATGcaataattttatattaaacTAATTTCTATTTCATTGGGCCCCTTTTCTTATTTAGCAGTGCCTGTAGAACGGCAGTTTTGGGTGTGTTAGAGGTAGACCTTCTTGTTGGAATATCCTTAGAAGCTGTTCTTTTAGATTTGGTGTTAGCCCCCTTGAAGGTACTCTTGTGACCAGCAGAGTGTTCAGTGGACACACGAGTAATTGAATTTTCCTCTTGCTGTTCACTTAACATTAGGTTATCATCGCTGTCCTCGTCAATAGACACCGACACTATGTCgtcatcaatttcttcttcgtctaAATCGAGTAGCTCGGGTAAGCGATTACCATGCTGCGTTGACTTAGCACGTTTactttttatatttttggttGCTCTCTTAATAGCCGGTTTAGTTGATTCGAAGCCTAATTGTGATTCTGTTGTTTCATCCATGAATGAATTCATCTCAACTTCTGAATTGGCACTGTTACCTGTGATAGATGCAGGAGGATCGGCAGTGCTTTGGGTGGAAAGCTTGACTTGTTTAACTAGCTTTTTTAAATCTTCCAGATTTTCTGATCGTAGAAAATCTTTATTAGTAGAGAGGAGCTTAACCTCATGGTTGACCTCATGATCTATGAATTGTTTTAGTGCAGTTTTGTCATCTTTGTCAACAAACTTGCGTACTGCTTCGTTCATACCAATTTCTGGTAGCAAAGATAAGCTCATGCCACTAAGcaaatctttgaataatGTTTCCACTTGTAGCTCTCCATCGGCGTGACTATATTGGTTTAGCGCatccaaattcaaagaaacGTTTTTCTTAGATGACACTGATTCATGTTTACCTGGAAGCTTCCGTTTATAAAACTGCACCACGTTATTTGCATTAGCAACTCTTCCAACGAATCTGTTACTGAAACGTCTTGGATTCTCAACTTGGTAATCCATTGAGGAATTTTGAGGACTTATGTAATTCACACGCAGTCTGATAAGGGGGTGTGCTAGCTTTTCGTTCTCTTCACCGCTTATTATCCCAAGGCGCTTAGAACTTAGGTCATTGGCTTTTTCAATCAAACTATTGACCTTATTCACCAATTGTTTCACAATTCCCTCTTTGTCATGTGGCTTAAGTCCAGGTATCGCTGCCAATGTAATATCATCCATAAGAAAGGGCCTCACCGTCGCTAACGGGATTGGGACTAATTTAGGGGACTGGCCTTGCTTCAGTTCTAGGATAAAAACGAATTTATCCCTAGACTCACCACTACATAATGCCGTAGCAACACTAGAGCCAGGTTGCAATACATCAAAACCCTTGGCCGAATTGTGCACAAGATGAGGTATGCATTCGTGTTCATGACCCCAGATAACCAAATCTAAAAACTCTGGAAGAACAGCCTCAGGTAGAAACGCCGTATTGGCATGGCTCGAATGATTTTGATGCACACACATGATGTTGAACCACTTGTCTGTATCACCAGAGGGAACATTAAACTTTACATGTCCCTCTTTGAATGTCCTAAATAGCCGTTCGTCTCTGATAGATGCCAAGCCATACAACGCCAGCTGCGTAACACCCTTACGAAACAGAAGCGGattaatatcaatattatcagTCTCCTCCACCTTTCCAAAGTGGTTGATCAACCCGGAAACTTGTAATATATCCATAGGCGTCAACAGGCCGTTTCCTGATGCATCATCATGATTCCCTGCAATAGCAAACATAGGAATagaaatattaaaattagGATCCTCATAGTTTACGTCACGAAACTCATTGGATTTGAAAACCTTACAAGGATCACTTAGCAGCTCCAACTCGCACGCCTTATCCCCCATACAAGCAAGTCTAATTGACCTCATTACCTGGTACATCGATTTCTTCGAAGGCTTATTCACATGAAACAAATCCCCACCCTGCAATATCATATCCACATTTTTACTCTTTGCTAGCATCATAATCTCATGAAAAGTCTTCCACGAATCATCCCCCATAATCGGATCTGATTCATTGTAACCAACATGATTGTCTGTGGTTATCAAAATCCTGATAGTATCGCTATCGGGATATTCATCCAACTCCCCTACCAAAGATCCCATCACACGCTCCCAAGTCGTTTGTTATGTATATATGCGACCCCTACCTTCTTGACCAGCCTGATTTGGTCCCGAATTACGCTCAACTCCGCAGCTTTCACTATCTCTCCACTGCACCACCGACTAATACTAGCTATAATTGCCTAAATTCAAATGATTTTAGAATATATGAATTTatcttgtttctttttttcttaatTCAAGATtatataaaatcaaaaggTAAGCAGAGCACAGCGGTGTGGTGGAATAGAAAGTTGGAATATTATAAGTATAGCTAACGAGGGAATATTAGTTCCAAGCAGTGATTTAAGCATGGGAAAGCCAATTCAATTTTACTGTAACAATGATAAACAGAATGTGTTGCGAATATTTGTGATCAGGCATGGACAAACAGCGGAAAATATGAATAAAGTGTTACAAGGACATAAAGACACTTCTTTGAATGAAACTGGATATGAGCAAGCAGACAAATTAGGCAGTTATTTAGTGAATGAACAAGATATCAAATTTGATAAGGTAATATGCAGCGATTTGAAAAGGTGTCAACAGACGATCAAGCAAATTCTTGGGCATTATGACGAACACAATCGGCCGGAGGTTGAGCTGACATACAGATTACGAGAACGGTTTTTGGGGCCAATCGAAGGCATGGTGCTGGAAAATGCTGAAAAATATGCAACTGCCAATGGCAAGGGCTCCTTTAAGGACTTTGGCGAACAGCTAGATAAATTTGAGACTAGGATTGTGTCCAAAGTGAAGGAGGTGGTTGGTGAGTGTCAGaacatgaaaaatattgcGCTTATTACCCATGGTGGTTCGATTAGGCAACTTCTAAAAAGCTTAAACTATAACGATATCCCGATACACAAAGTAACAGTATTCAATACGTCAGTGACAATAATTGACTATATTAAAGACAGTAGCACTTTCGAAGTAAGACGTGTGGGCAACACGCAGCACTTGGGCGACGGGCTATTTATTGTCAACGACTCTAGATTACGCTAGAACGAAAACCGATTGTTGTGACATAGAGGAAATagataaaataaatatataaataaataaataaataaataaagtTTAACCTAGTTAACGCTTGTATGTATAGGTAGGTCTGTCGTTATAAAAATTAGCTAGTGAGGCACCCTTTGTAATTCCGACCgaatttgttttatttctaaGCAAATCAACGAACACTTCTTTATGTGGGCACAAACGAAATACGTGCAGACCTCTTTTTTGAGGTTTACAGTCTTGAACGAGGTTTCATGTGCTTCGAATAAATAGATATATAAACCCCTGGATTTTCGTGGCTGGACCTCCTGTGTTCTGGTGGGTTTCCGTCGTAGAGCattaattaaataattaattaaCTAATTTGATAGTGCAACACCAATACCAAAAAAGCATCGCTGCTGACAAGCAAGATGACGACACAAAGTTTATGGGAACGAATTAAAGAGGCTTGGCAGGGGGAAGCCTATGTGTTGAACTATGGAATACGTAAGTATCAGTTTCAAGATATCAAGGAACTAGTCTTGAACCCCAGGGTAGACAAGTTACTAGTAGACGTCAGGGAGCCACAAGAATACTCCTCTGTTCACATTCCAGGCGCCCGCAACATTCCGTACAGATCGCAGCCTCGTGCTTGGGAATTGGATGAGGCTTCATTCAGAAGACAATATGGCTTTAAAAAGCCTCCTCTTCAAGGTGTCGAGTTGATTTTCTACTGTCAGGCCGGGTCAAGAGCACTCGAGGCTGCCGACCGTGCTGAAGCAGCAGGCTACAGAAACATTGCAACCTACCCCGGCTCAACAAATGATTGGCTAGCCAATGAAGGGTACAAGCTCTAATGATAAGCCTGATGTTTGCAAACCGAGGCTATACAAGCCAAAGCTAGATGGCTCTCTCCGAAACACAAGATAAGAATAAAACGCACTTAAAAAATGAGTTTTTTCCGTACAACTATGCACTTATTATATCCTGATGAAGGTGATACTACAAGTTAATCGATCGAAACGTTAAATAGTGGATTCGAAGCAGCTTTTAGTTCTAGATTATGTAGTTCGATATAAGCTGTGGTTAGTAAGCACCTGCCAAGTATCACAAATAACGATTGAAAAGTTTGGTTTTCCGTTTTTAACTTAAGGATTTTATATCATTTCTTATATTTGATGGAAGTGGTAATTtatgtgtatataataGGCTTAAGGACGCATTGTTGAATTGTATAGGTGTAGGTTTTGCGAGTGTAAAAGCCATTCAGTGTATTAAGGTTTTCATTGGGTTTGTTTAGATCGTTCTGTGTTGTTTATTCGGAGCGGGTTTAGATATGTTAAGATCGGCATTCTCTCGTCCGCTAATTTCTAGAACAATGGCATCAAAGGTACCCAAGCAGTATCAGTTTGAGGATATTAAACAATTGGTTctgaaaccaaataattCGAAGGTGTTAGTGGATGTTAGAGAGGTAGGTGAGTTGCAGGAATACCGGTTGCCAAATTCGATTAATTTGCCGTTGAAGACATATCCTGGGGCTTTGTCTTTAGCCCCTGATGAGTTCAAGGAAGTTTTTGGTATTG
It contains:
- the UBP8 gene encoding ubiquitin-specific protease UBP8 (similar to Ashbya gossypii AFR551W), which codes for MVCQHMEQVIQTAKVGEAVVKECITVRYLIRNCDAKDRYLKAMRCSECFQINCGNTFMCLQCGFVGCWNENHFLHHSKKVGHIFGVNATNGLLFCFRCCDYIGDNELVRMDIMPKYWDEVLLRSSIPSVDGKDGLLGLVNMGSTCFMSSVIQTLVHIPHVLQHVLKQTHQSTCDIQDSIACVSCAVDEIVANLYGYPKPNAVTKSSVGQYSHISSTFSRQQKGFIDLLTCSWKINKNLAGYTQQDAHEFWQFLLNQLHSDHVRAHKPSSNNSNCECILHLLFQGYLESNIACSECHTNSKTTVDPIMDLSLGIQNKSTLHECLNSFHKREPLTDFNYCCKKCKSTKNPIRQLTTAKLPPVLMLQLKRFEHLMNGTSVKINDYISFPLHLNMKDYCKPVDCLHPVPNMMYKLSAIISHHGTVHQGHYTTICRINGDIWAKFNDSMVTVISEEDMLKEQAYLLYYVIC
- the PLP2 gene encoding Plp2p (similar to Ashbya gossypii AFR552C), translating into MNFPNEPKFQIEVDEREDTEWNDILRQRGIIPERPPSPSAQLEEALEEAIQKQHKNRLEDKSLSDLEELEDDEDQEFLEYYKRKRMAELRQQQVKAKFGEVFHVDKPEYNKEITECSNSSITKGTCSDSIDNEDSESEGVYVFVHLKSEGKLQSRLLSSLFQQVAPKFPQIKFVEILANRAIENYPEANTPTLLVYYKGDVIKNIVTLVELGGNSTTLGDLEKLMVSLGAVDNKDSRLLMNEDDEDARGERHFRYTNNSTIRSGVADKFRVGLGNANGDNDDFFD
- the MRE11 gene encoding MRX complex nuclease subunit (similar to Ashbya gossypii AFR553C), which gives rise to MGSLVGELDEYPDSDTIRILITTDNHVGYNESDPIMGDDSWKTFHEIMMLAKSKNVDMILQGGDLFHVNKPSKKSMYQVMRSIRLACMGDKACELELLSDPCKVFKSNEFRDVNYEDPNFNISIPMFAIAGNHDDASGNGLLTPMDILQVSGLINHFGKVEETDNIDINPLLFRKGVTQLALYGLASIRDERLFRTFKEGHVKFNVPSGDTDKWFNIMCVHQNHSSHANTAFLPEAVLPEFLDLVIWGHEHECIPHLVHNSAKGFDVLQPGSSVATALCSGESRDKFVFILELKQGQSPKLVPIPLATVRPFLMDDITLAAIPGLKPHDKEGIVKQLVNKVNSLIEKANDLSSKRLGIISGEENEKLAHPLIRLRVNYISPQNSSMDYQVENPRRFSNRFVGRVANANNVVQFYKRKLPGKHESVSSKKNVSLNLDALNQYSHADGELQVETLFKDLLSGMSLSLLPEIGMNEAVRKFVDKDDKTALKQFIDHEVNHEVKLLSTNKDFLRSENLEDLKKLVKQVKLSTQSTADPPASITGNSANSEVEMNSFMDETTESQLGFESTKPAIKRATKNIKSKRAKSTQHGNRLPELLDLDEEEIDDDIVSVSIDEDSDDNLMLSEQQEENSITRVSTEHSAGHKSTFKGANTKSKRTASKDIPTRRSTSNTPKTAVLQALLNKKRGPMK
- a CDS encoding phosphoglycerate mutase (similar to Ashbya gossypii AFR554W), which encodes MGKPIQFYCNNDKQNVLRIFVIRHGQTAENMNKVLQGHKDTSLNETGYEQADKLGSYLVNEQDIKFDKVICSDLKRCQQTIKQILGHYDEHNRPEVELTYRLRERFLGPIEGMVLENAEKYATANGKGSFKDFGEQLDKFETRIVSKVKEVVGECQNMKNIALITHGGSIRQLLKSLNYNDIPIHKVTVFNTSVTIIDYIKDSSTFEVRRVGNTQHLGDGLFIVNDSRLR
- a CDS encoding rhodanese-like domain-containing protein (similar to Ashbya gossypii AFR555W), with the translated sequence MTTQSLWERIKEAWQGEAYVLNYGIRKYQFQDIKELVLNPRVDKLLVDVREPQEYSSVHIPGARNIPYRSQPRAWELDEASFRRQYGFKKPPLQGVELIFYCQAGSRALEAADRAEAAGYRNIATYPGSTNDWLANEGYKL
- the RDL2 gene encoding thiosulfate sulfurtransferase RDL2 (similar to Ashbya gossypii AFR556W), whose translation is MLRSAFSRPLISRTMASKVPKQYQFEDIKQLVLKPNNSKVLVDVREVGELQEYRLPNSINLPLKTYPGALSLAPDEFKEVFGIEKPSMDKELIFFCAAGVRAQAAQELANSYGYVNTAVWPGSIKEWLSKGGDKL